In one Brassica oleracea var. oleracea cultivar TO1000 chromosome C9, BOL, whole genome shotgun sequence genomic region, the following are encoded:
- the LOC106316285 gene encoding protein YLS9 has protein sequence MSNLPSTPQSQPPETPPWDTPSSRWFSPISTPWRTTPRSRQSTPTPTTPKALTEVIVSKSPLSQKSPATPTHDGIESQPLNNTMVPLRLRTTRTNPWIWCGAALCFIFSILLIIFGIATLVLFLALRPRTPVFDVSNAKLNTIYFESPVYFNGDMLLLLNFTNPNKKLGVRFDHLSVELWFSNKKIATQGVLPFKQGNGKTRLEPIRLISNLVFLPVNHLVELKRQLMTNQINYEIRSLFRVRAVLGIIHYSYWLHGSCQLQLASPPTGGLISRNCTTKKW, from the coding sequence ATGTCCAATCTTCCTTCAACGCCTCAATCACAACCACCCGAAACCCCTCCATGGGACACTCCATCATCCAGATGGTTCAGTCCAATCAGCACACCATGGAGAACAACACCAAGAAGCAGACAATCAACTCCAACTCCAACAACACCAAAAGCTCTTACCGAAGTGATCGTCTCCAAATCACCTTTGTCTCAGAAGAGCCCTGCAACGCCTACACATGATGGTATAGAATCGCAGCCTTTAAACAATACAATGGTTCCCTTGCGACTAAGAACAACCCGGACGAATCCATGGATATGGTGTGGTGCAGCTTTATGTTTTATCTTCAGCATACTTCTAATAATATTTGGTATTGCTACTTTGGTTCTCTTTCTCGCCCTCAGACCGAGAACCCCTGTTTTCGACGTCTCTAACGCAAAGCTGAACACAATCTACTTCGAGTCACCGGTGTATTTCAATGGTGATATGTTGTTGCTGCTGAACTTCACCAACCCGAACAAGAAGCTAGGTGTGAGGTTTGATCATCTTTCCGTGGAGCTCTGGTTCTCCAACAAAAAGATCGCCACGCAAGGTGTCTTGCCGTTTAAGCAAGGAAACGGGAAGACTAGGCTAGAGCCGATTCGGCTGATCTCAAATCTGGTCTTCTTGCCTGTAAATCACTTAGTGGAGCTGAAAAGGCAGCTCATGACTAACCAGATAAACTACGAAATCAGAAGTCTCTTTAGAGTGAGAGCTGTTCTTGGGATCATTCATTATTCTTATTGGCTGCATGGGAGTTGCCAGCTTCAGTTGGCCAGTCCACCAACCGGTGGCTTAATTTCTCGGAACTGCACTACAAAAAAATGGTGA